A region from the Helcococcus ovis genome encodes:
- the fba gene encoding class II fructose-1,6-bisphosphate aldolase, with amino-acid sequence MPLVEASGMLKKALEGKYAVGQFNINNLEWTKSILLACEEVQSPVILGVSEGAGKYMGGYNTVVGMVKGLIKDLNITVPVAIHLDHGSYEGAQKAIAAGFTSVMFDGSHYDIEENLQKTREIVKLAHEKGISVEAEVGSIGGEEDGVVGKGEVADPKECLQLVECGIDFLAAGIGNIHGAYPENWEGLDLEVLAEIQKTVGSVPMVLHGGTGIPAKMVQDAIKLGISKVNVNTELQWAFAAEVRNYIEAGKDKEGKGFDPRKILAKPAQAIIDGVKEKIEIFGSAHKA; translated from the coding sequence ATGCCTTTAGTAGAAGCAAGTGGTATGCTTAAAAAAGCTTTAGAAGGAAAATATGCAGTAGGACAATTTAACATTAATAACTTAGAATGGACAAAATCAATTTTATTGGCATGTGAAGAAGTTCAATCACCTGTAATCTTAGGTGTTTCAGAAGGTGCTGGTAAATACATGGGTGGTTATAATACTGTAGTAGGTATGGTAAAAGGATTAATAAAAGATTTAAATATTACAGTTCCTGTAGCAATTCATTTGGATCATGGTTCATATGAAGGAGCTCAAAAAGCTATAGCTGCCGGATTTACATCAGTAATGTTTGATGGCTCACATTATGATATTGAAGAAAATTTACAAAAAACAAGAGAAATTGTTAAATTAGCTCATGAAAAAGGAATATCCGTTGAAGCAGAAGTTGGTTCAATTGGTGGTGAAGAAGATGGAGTTGTTGGTAAAGGGGAAGTAGCAGATCCTAAAGAATGTTTACAATTAGTGGAATGTGGAATTGACTTTTTAGCAGCAGGTATCGGTAATATTCACGGTGCTTATCCGGAAAACTGGGAAGGATTAGATTTAGAAGTTTTAGCAGAAATTCAAAAAACAGTTGGATCAGTTCCGATGGTATTACATGGTGGTACAGGAATTCCAGCAAAAATGGTTCAAGATGCTATTAAATTAGGTATTTCAAAAGTTAATGTAAACACAGAATTACAATGGGCATTTGCTGCGGAAGTTAGAAATTATATTGAAGCAGGAAAAGATAAAGAAGGAAAAGGCTTTGATCCAAGAAAAATTTTGGCTAAACCTGCTCAAGCAATAATTGACGGTGTTAAAGAAAAAATAGAAATTTTTGGTTCAGCTCACAAGGCTTAA